The Leptospira paudalimensis region TTATGGTTGTGAAGATGCGTTTTACCGCCCAAGTCTTTGGGAAAAATCAATTGATGTTGTAAATAAAATCAAAACCATTTCGCCGAGACAAGTGGTAGTGGTGGGCCTTCCTGTTTTTGTAGATTCCTTTTTATACAATTGTATGGCAGTTTTGTACGATGGCAAAATCCAGGCCCTTGTACCAAAATTCAATTTAGCAAATACAGGCGTACACTATGAACGACGTTGGTTCCACTCACCTCAATCTTTTACAAACAAACAAATAACAATTGGGAATGCAGAAATACCGTTTGGTCATTTTTTGTTTTCCATGAAAAACTTCACGTTCGCGATTGAAATTTGTGAAGACAGTTGGTCAACACTCAAACCATCTATGTTTTATAATTTATCTGGTGTAGATGTCATCCTTTCACCAGGTGCTTCCCATTTTGCGATGGGTAAACAAAATACGCGTAGGCAAATTTTTAAAGAAACAAGCCGTAACCAAAACAATTTACAAGTATTTACCAACCTCTGTGGAAATGAATCGGGAAGGATCATCTTTGAAGGGGGGACATTCTTTTCCTCTTGTGGTTCCCTCTTAAAAGAAGGACCGAGATTACACTTCACTCCTGTTGCCATCACAAGTGTTTCTTTCGACCCGAATGATATCAAAGCATCCAAGGCGAGGAATTTACGAGAACCAAGTCCCAATCCCAATGGAGACGAACTCACCACAATCATCTTAAAACCAAATGGACAACTTGAAAAAGAATCCCGGGTGAACTTCCAAATTTTAGACAAACGTGGGGAAGAGAAGTTAGCGGATCTGGTTTCGACAGAATCCTTAAGCCCGTTTGAAGAATTCACAAAAGCAGTTTGCCTTGGGTTATTTGATTATTTGCGAAAATCCAAAACAAAAGGGTATACCCTCTCCCTTTCTGGCGGAGCTGATAGTGCAACCTGTGCCTTACTTGTCTCCACGATGGTATCGATTGCCAAAGTAGAAAATGGTGAATCCATTTTCACCAAACTTGGATTAGTAGAAAAAAATCTCCTAGTTACTTTGTACCAAAAAACAAAAAATAATTCACCCATCACAGAAGAAATCGCAAAAACCTTAAGTGCAGAATTGGGATGTGAATACCATTCCATATCCATTGATGAAATGGTTTCCAGTTCCGTTTCCATCATCGAATCGGTAAAAGGAACCAAACTGAATTGGAGCGAACATGACTTAGCCTTACAAAACATCCAAGCAAGGGTTCGTTCTCCTCTCATTTGGTTACTTGCAAACTTAAATGGACATCTCCTTCTCTCCACAGGAAATAGAAGTGAAGCTGCTGTTGGTTACACAACAATGGATGGAGATTCTTCAGGTTCCATTGCCCCACTTGCAGGTGTAAGTAAGGAATTTTTACTCGATTGGTTAGATGATATCCAAAAGGGAAACAATCGATACATCACTCCGAAACATTCCATTCAGATGTTACGCAATACAAAACCAACAGCGGAACTGAAACCTCTCGCCGAACACCAGGAAGATGAAAAAGATCTCATGCCTTATCCCATCCTCAATTCCATTGAACGACAATTGGTGTATTTGGGAATGGACGAATCCAATGTTTGGGAAGGTTTAAAGAGAGAATTCCCTTGGGAACGAGATAACAATTTATTCGGTTATGTCCAAAAATTCAAAAAACTATTTGGGATTTCGCAATGGAAAAGAGAAAGGTTACCTCCCTCTTTCCATTTGGATGAGTATGGACTAGATCCTAAATCCAGTTACCGGTATCCAATCCTTTCAAACGAAACTTAATTAGGTGGTGGAAGTCCTGCTTTTGCATAAGCACTCGCTGCTTCTTTTTCGATTTGTTCGTTTTGGAATTGGATGTTTTTTAAGATTTCTTGGAACTTTTTGTCCATTTCAGGATCATCCCCACCTTGTGATTCGATGAGATAATTAATGATTTCAAGTCGATCCTTTCCTTGTTTTCGAACATGACTGTAATACGTTGTTAAATCAGAAGCATTGGCATTGCCACCAAACACAGAGTTTGTGGCTCGAGTGAGTTTTTGATTGAACTCGGATTGTTTTTTCTTTTCTTCTGCAGTCATTCGTTTTGGAATGAGGTCATTGTCTGGAAATTGTTCTCT contains the following coding sequences:
- the nadE gene encoding NAD(+) synthase codes for the protein MTKSKIAAVSLNTTPLDFLGNFESIVSAIQNKESEDADLILFPELCISGYGCEDAFYRPSLWEKSIDVVNKIKTISPRQVVVVGLPVFVDSFLYNCMAVLYDGKIQALVPKFNLANTGVHYERRWFHSPQSFTNKQITIGNAEIPFGHFLFSMKNFTFAIEICEDSWSTLKPSMFYNLSGVDVILSPGASHFAMGKQNTRRQIFKETSRNQNNLQVFTNLCGNESGRIIFEGGTFFSSCGSLLKEGPRLHFTPVAITSVSFDPNDIKASKARNLREPSPNPNGDELTTIILKPNGQLEKESRVNFQILDKRGEEKLADLVSTESLSPFEEFTKAVCLGLFDYLRKSKTKGYTLSLSGGADSATCALLVSTMVSIAKVENGESIFTKLGLVEKNLLVTLYQKTKNNSPITEEIAKTLSAELGCEYHSISIDEMVSSSVSIIESVKGTKLNWSEHDLALQNIQARVRSPLIWLLANLNGHLLLSTGNRSEAAVGYTTMDGDSSGSIAPLAGVSKEFLLDWLDDIQKGNNRYITPKHSIQMLRNTKPTAELKPLAEHQEDEKDLMPYPILNSIERQLVYLGMDESNVWEGLKREFPWERDNNLFGYVQKFKKLFGISQWKRERLPPSFHLDEYGLDPKSSYRYPILSNET